In Bacillus cereus ATCC 14579, a single window of DNA contains:
- a CDS encoding LytR/AlgR family response regulator transcription factor: MLKVLVVDDEMLARDELKYLLERTKEVEIIGEADCVEDALEELMQSRPDIVFLDIQLSDDNGFEIANILKKMKNPPAIVFATAYDQYALQAFEVDALDYILKPFDEERIVQTLKKYKKQKQSQIETKHEIKGTDVTVEMHKLALPIEESIVLVNIEDIVYVGLVDGKVTVKTMRETYVTHDTLVILEKKLPQVSFMRVHRSFIANINHITEIQPWFNSTYNLIMKEGSKVPVSRTYAKELKKLLRI; encoded by the coding sequence TTGTTAAAAGTATTAGTAGTTGACGATGAAATGTTAGCACGTGATGAACTAAAGTATTTATTAGAGAGAACGAAAGAAGTTGAGATAATTGGTGAGGCTGATTGTGTGGAAGACGCATTAGAAGAACTAATGCAAAGTAGACCAGATATTGTGTTTTTAGATATTCAATTATCCGATGATAACGGATTTGAAATCGCCAATATATTAAAGAAGATGAAAAATCCACCTGCAATTGTATTTGCTACTGCCTATGATCAATATGCACTGCAAGCATTTGAAGTAGATGCGTTAGACTACATTTTAAAACCATTTGATGAAGAGCGTATTGTGCAGACATTAAAGAAGTATAAAAAACAAAAACAATCGCAAATAGAAACGAAGCACGAAATAAAGGGGACAGATGTAACAGTAGAGATGCATAAATTAGCATTACCAATTGAAGAATCAATCGTACTTGTTAATATTGAAGATATTGTATATGTAGGACTTGTGGACGGAAAAGTGACAGTAAAAACAATGAGGGAAACATATGTAACACACGATACACTTGTGATTTTGGAAAAGAAGTTGCCGCAAGTAAGTTTCATGCGTGTTCATCGTAGCTTTATTGCAAATATTAATCATATTACTGAAATTCAGCCATGGTTTAACTCTACTTATAATTTAATTATGAAAGAAGGATCAAAAGTACCTGTTAGTCGTACATATGCAAAAGAACTCAAGAAGCTGCTTCGTATTTAA
- the lytS gene encoding two-component system sensor histidine kinase LytS: MLNLVLMMIERVGLIVILGFLLSHIKTFRRLLHKQDGYVDKLKLICIFSVFTIVSNYTGIEIAGNTIMNENWLQGVSSSSTIANTRIMGVGISGLLGGPIVGIGVGSIAGIHRYMLGGTTALSCAISSILAGVITGYIGYIFKKYNRTITPKFSAILSVFIVSLEMIMILLIVEDGMSIVKTIAIPMILVNSFGSFILLSMIQAILRQEENAKALQTHKVLRIADKTLPYFRQGLTEESCKHVAQIIHRFPGTDAVSLTDTEKILAHVGLASDHHIPSHSLITGLSKEVLHTGQIMKAKSREVINCQHEGCPLQAAIVIPLTSHGNTIGTLKLYFKNPNQLSRVEEELAEGLAKIFSTQLELGEAELQSKLLQDAEIKALQAQINPHFLFNAINTVSALCRTDVEKARKLLLQLSVYFRCNLQGARQLLIPLEQELNHVQAYLSLEQARFPNKYEVKMYIEDELKTTLVPPFVLQLLVENALRHAFPKKQPVCEVEVHVFEKEGMVHFEVKDNGQGIEEERLEQLGKMVVSSKKGTGTALYNINERLIGLFGKETMLHIESELNEGTEITFVIPKKVGEEEQIVKSISS, translated from the coding sequence ATGCTAAATTTAGTACTCATGATGATTGAACGAGTCGGACTTATAGTTATTTTAGGATTTTTACTCTCTCATATTAAAACTTTCAGACGCCTCCTTCATAAACAGGATGGCTATGTAGATAAGCTTAAGCTTATTTGTATTTTTTCGGTATTTACAATTGTAAGCAATTACACTGGGATTGAAATAGCAGGAAATACGATTATGAATGAAAATTGGTTACAAGGTGTTTCATCATCGAGTACCATTGCGAATACACGTATTATGGGTGTTGGAATTAGTGGATTGCTTGGTGGTCCTATCGTCGGAATTGGGGTAGGATCAATTGCTGGTATTCACCGTTATATGCTTGGAGGGACGACAGCTCTAAGTTGTGCAATCTCGTCAATTTTAGCAGGTGTTATAACGGGGTATATTGGATACATTTTCAAAAAGTATAATCGTACAATTACTCCTAAGTTTTCAGCGATTTTAAGTGTTTTTATCGTTTCTTTAGAAATGATTATGATCCTATTAATTGTAGAGGATGGAATGAGCATTGTGAAAACAATTGCGATACCAATGATCCTTGTAAATAGTTTTGGAAGTTTTATTTTACTTTCTATGATACAAGCTATTTTGCGTCAGGAAGAGAACGCAAAGGCACTTCAGACTCATAAGGTATTACGTATTGCAGATAAAACGTTACCATATTTTCGCCAAGGCTTAACAGAAGAATCATGTAAGCATGTGGCACAAATTATTCACCGTTTTCCAGGAACAGATGCGGTATCCTTAACAGATACAGAGAAAATATTAGCTCATGTTGGATTAGCATCAGATCACCATATTCCTTCACATAGTTTAATAACTGGTTTGTCGAAAGAAGTTTTACATACAGGGCAAATAATGAAAGCAAAATCACGTGAGGTCATTAATTGTCAACATGAAGGATGCCCTTTGCAAGCGGCGATTGTTATTCCACTAACTTCGCATGGAAATACGATAGGGACATTAAAACTGTATTTTAAAAATCCTAACCAGTTAAGTCGCGTTGAAGAAGAATTAGCAGAAGGGTTAGCAAAAATATTCTCCACGCAGTTAGAGTTAGGAGAAGCTGAGTTGCAAAGTAAATTACTTCAAGATGCGGAGATAAAAGCATTACAAGCGCAAATTAACCCGCACTTTTTATTTAATGCGATTAATACAGTATCAGCTTTATGCCGAACAGATGTAGAAAAAGCAAGGAAGTTATTATTACAGCTTAGCGTATATTTCCGATGTAATTTGCAAGGGGCACGTCAGTTATTGATTCCACTAGAACAAGAATTAAACCATGTACAGGCATATCTATCCTTAGAACAAGCAAGGTTCCCAAATAAGTATGAGGTAAAGATGTATATTGAGGACGAGCTAAAGACAACTTTAGTACCACCATTTGTTCTTCAACTATTGGTTGAAAATGCATTGCGACACGCTTTTCCGAAGAAGCAACCAGTATGTGAAGTAGAAGTGCATGTTTTTGAAAAAGAGGGTATGGTTCATTTTGAAGTAAAAGATAATGGACAGGGAATTGAGGAAGAACGTTTAGAACAATTAGGAAAGATGGTAGTTTCGTCAAAGAAAGGGACTGGAACAGCTTTATATAATATTAATGAACGTCTTATTGGATTATTTGGAAAAGAAACGATGCTTCATATCGAAAGTGAATTAAATGAGGGGACAGAGATTACTTTTGTTATTCCAAAAAAAGTAGGGGAGGAAGAACAGATTGTTAAAAGTATTAGTAGTTGA
- a CDS encoding MFS transporter, whose translation MNVTTDVQQTTEETKAKRYKTLFGSALGYAAEGLDMLLLSFVLVYILKEFHLSPVEGGNLTLATTIGMLIGSYLFGFIADLFGRIRTMAFTILLFSLATALIYFATDYWQLLILRFLVGMGVGGEFGIGMAIVTETWSKEMRAKATSVVALGWQFGVLIASLLPAFIVPHFGWRAVFLFGLIPALLAVYVRKSLSEPKIWEQKQRYKKELLQKEAAGKLTTTEAEQLKHIKKFPLRKLFANKKVTITTIGLIIMSFIQNFGYYGIFTWMPTILANKYNYTLAKASGWMFISTIGMLIGIAIFGILADKIGRRKTFAIYYIGGTVYCLIYFFLFTDSTLLLWGSALLGFFANGMMGGFGAILAENYPAEARSTAENFIFGTGRGLAGFGPVIIGLLATGGNLLGALSLIFIIYPIGLITMLLCVPETKGKVLD comes from the coding sequence ATGAACGTCACTACTGATGTACAACAAACAACAGAGGAGACAAAAGCGAAAAGATATAAAACATTATTTGGTTCTGCGCTAGGATATGCAGCAGAAGGTTTAGATATGTTGCTATTATCGTTCGTACTTGTCTATATTTTAAAAGAGTTTCACTTAAGTCCTGTTGAAGGTGGAAACTTAACTTTAGCTACCACAATAGGAATGTTAATTGGTTCTTATTTATTTGGATTTATTGCTGATTTATTTGGCCGTATTCGTACAATGGCCTTCACAATCTTACTGTTTTCACTAGCAACCGCACTCATTTATTTCGCAACAGACTACTGGCAATTATTAATTCTGCGCTTTTTAGTTGGAATGGGAGTTGGTGGTGAATTCGGAATCGGAATGGCCATCGTAACAGAAACATGGTCTAAAGAAATGCGCGCTAAAGCGACATCTGTTGTTGCACTTGGATGGCAATTTGGTGTACTGATTGCTTCACTCCTTCCAGCATTTATTGTCCCACACTTTGGATGGAGAGCCGTTTTCTTATTTGGATTAATTCCAGCTTTACTAGCTGTCTATGTCCGTAAAAGTTTAAGTGAACCGAAAATATGGGAGCAAAAACAACGCTACAAAAAGGAGCTATTGCAAAAAGAAGCTGCAGGTAAATTAACAACTACTGAAGCAGAACAACTAAAACATATAAAAAAATTTCCACTTCGAAAGTTATTTGCCAATAAAAAAGTAACAATTACAACAATTGGTCTTATTATTATGTCGTTCATCCAAAACTTCGGATATTACGGAATCTTCACATGGATGCCCACTATTTTAGCAAATAAATATAACTATACATTAGCAAAAGCAAGTGGCTGGATGTTCATTTCTACCATCGGTATGCTAATTGGAATTGCAATCTTTGGTATTCTAGCTGATAAAATTGGTCGACGTAAAACTTTTGCAATCTATTATATTGGCGGTACAGTATACTGTCTCATTTACTTCTTCTTATTCACAGATTCAACATTATTATTATGGGGAAGTGCATTGCTTGGATTCTTTGCAAATGGAATGATGGGAGGATTTGGAGCAATTTTAGCTGAAAACTATCCTGCTGAAGCTCGCTCTACCGCCGAAAACTTTATTTTCGGTACAGGACGTGGACTAGCTGGATTTGGGCCTGTTATTATTGGCTTACTTGCTACAGGTGGCAACCTACTTGGAGCATTGTCCTTGATTTTTATCATCTACCCAATCGGGTTAATTACAATGCTACTATGTGTACCAGAAACAAAGGGAAAAGTATTAGATTAA
- a CDS encoding BCCT family transporter, which yields MRMKSRKTDWPVFIISGGSLLLFVIAVFLNKDYVESAINKSFAFSIKYFGAFWQVLLLGTFIVAMCMAFSKYGRVKLGGLEKPEISTAKWLAIIMSTLLAGGGVFWAAAEPMYHLMTVPPIHDGISAGTKEAVMPALAQSYMHWGFLAWTILGTISAVVMMYGHYHKDMPLKPRTLLYPIFGEKLRKSLLGTIIDAAAIIAVAAGTIGPIGFLGLQASYGLQELFGISDVFTTQLAIIVCVVAVSTISAVTGIDKGIQIISNLNVRLAIVLMAFILLFGPGGFIIDSFVSSFGFYVNEFIPMSTYRGDTSWLGSWTIFFWGWFIGYGPMMAILVSRISRGRTIREIIVAIGIIAPIITTFWFTILGGSGVFYELMNPGSISDALSESGMPAAMIAITGQLPLSNIIGPAFLLLTILFVVTTGDSMAYSISMAVTGDGDPRISLRIFWSLIMGAVAAILLYMGEGSINALQSFIVVTAVPVSILLFPMLWLAPKVAGELALKQGIVKEEDKTAFLFQKASKSK from the coding sequence ATGAGGATGAAGAGTCGAAAAACTGATTGGCCTGTATTTATTATTAGTGGTGGTTCACTTTTATTATTTGTAATTGCAGTTTTTTTGAACAAGGATTATGTAGAGAGTGCGATTAATAAAAGTTTCGCTTTTTCAATTAAATATTTCGGTGCCTTCTGGCAAGTTTTATTATTAGGTACATTTATTGTTGCGATGTGTATGGCTTTCTCCAAATATGGGAGAGTTAAGCTTGGGGGATTAGAAAAACCTGAGATTAGTACGGCAAAATGGCTTGCTATTATTATGTCTACATTACTTGCTGGAGGTGGCGTTTTTTGGGCAGCAGCAGAGCCAATGTATCATTTGATGACGGTGCCACCAATACATGATGGTATATCTGCTGGAACGAAAGAAGCAGTCATGCCTGCTTTAGCACAAAGTTATATGCATTGGGGATTTTTAGCATGGACGATTTTAGGTACAATTAGTGCGGTAGTTATGATGTATGGACATTATCATAAAGATATGCCGCTAAAACCTCGAACACTTTTATACCCTATTTTTGGGGAAAAATTAAGAAAGAGCCTGCTTGGAACGATAATTGATGCAGCTGCAATTATTGCAGTAGCTGCAGGTACAATTGGCCCAATTGGATTTTTAGGTTTACAAGCAAGTTATGGATTACAAGAATTATTTGGAATTTCTGATGTGTTTACTACTCAATTAGCAATTATTGTTTGTGTGGTGGCCGTGTCTACCATATCGGCAGTAACAGGTATTGATAAAGGGATTCAAATTATAAGTAATTTAAATGTTAGATTAGCAATTGTGTTAATGGCATTCATATTACTATTTGGGCCAGGTGGATTTATTATTGATTCGTTTGTTTCTTCGTTTGGATTTTATGTAAATGAGTTTATACCGATGAGCACATACCGTGGTGATACAAGTTGGTTAGGATCTTGGACAATCTTTTTCTGGGGATGGTTTATTGGATATGGACCAATGATGGCAATTTTAGTGAGTCGAATTTCAAGAGGGAGAACGATTCGAGAAATCATCGTTGCAATTGGAATTATCGCACCTATTATTACAACATTTTGGTTTACTATATTAGGTGGATCAGGCGTGTTTTATGAGTTGATGAATCCTGGGTCTATCTCGGACGCATTAAGTGAATCTGGTATGCCGGCAGCTATGATTGCAATTACAGGGCAATTGCCACTTTCTAATATTATTGGACCAGCATTTCTTTTATTAACAATTTTATTTGTAGTGACAACAGGAGATTCAATGGCGTATTCCATTTCAATGGCAGTGACTGGAGACGGAGATCCTAGAATTAGTTTGCGAATTTTTTGGTCGCTTATTATGGGCGCAGTTGCAGCAATTCTTTTATATATGGGTGAAGGAAGTATTAATGCGCTACAATCGTTTATCGTGGTGACGGCAGTTCCGGTATCAATTTTGTTATTCCCAATGCTATGGTTAGCGCCTAAAGTTGCGGGAGAATTAGCATTAAAACAAGGTATTGTAAAAGAAGAAGATAAAACTGCATTCTTATTTCAGAAGGCTAGTAAATCAAAATAA
- a CDS encoding nitric oxide synthase oxygenase — protein MSKTKQLIEEASNFITICYKELHKEQLIEERIKEIQIEIEKTGTYEHTFEELVHGSRMAWRNSNRCIGRLFWSKMHILDAREVNDEEGVYNALIHHIKYATNDGKVKPTITIFKQYQGEENNIRIYNHQLIRYAGYKTETGVIGDSHSATFTDFCQGLGWQGEGTNFDVLPLVFSINGKAPTYKEIPREEVKEVPIEHPEYPISSLGVKWYGVPMISDMRLEIGGISYTAAPFNGWYMGTEIGARNLADHDRYNLLPAVAEMMDLDTSRNGTLWKDKALIELNIAVLHSFKKQGVSIVDHHTAAQQFQQFEKQEAACGRVVTGNWVWLIPPLSPATTHIYHKPYPNEILKPNFFHK, from the coding sequence ATGAGTAAAACGAAACAATTAATAGAAGAAGCAAGTAATTTTATTACGATTTGTTATAAGGAGCTTCATAAAGAACAATTGATAGAAGAACGTATAAAAGAAATTCAAATTGAGATAGAGAAGACAGGGACATATGAGCATACATTTGAAGAACTTGTTCATGGTTCACGAATGGCATGGCGTAACAGTAATAGATGTATTGGAAGACTATTTTGGAGTAAGATGCACATATTAGATGCGCGCGAAGTAAATGATGAAGAGGGTGTATATAATGCATTAATTCATCATATTAAATATGCAACGAACGACGGGAAAGTTAAACCAACCATTACGATTTTTAAGCAATATCAAGGTGAAGAAAATAATATAAGAATTTATAATCACCAATTGATTCGATATGCAGGATATAAAACAGAAACGGGAGTGATTGGTGATTCTCATTCCGCTACATTTACGGACTTTTGTCAGGGGCTTGGTTGGCAAGGAGAAGGTACGAATTTCGATGTATTGCCACTTGTGTTCTCTATAAACGGGAAGGCACCTACATATAAAGAAATTCCGAGAGAAGAAGTAAAAGAAGTGCCAATTGAACACCCAGAATACCCTATTTCATCACTTGGAGTGAAATGGTATGGTGTTCCAATGATTTCAGATATGCGTTTAGAAATTGGCGGTATTTCTTATACAGCCGCTCCGTTCAATGGATGGTATATGGGAACAGAAATTGGGGCGCGCAACTTAGCAGATCATGATCGTTATAATTTACTTCCGGCTGTTGCGGAGATGATGGATTTAGATACATCGAGAAACGGTACCTTATGGAAAGATAAGGCGCTAATTGAGTTGAATATTGCCGTACTACACTCCTTTAAAAAACAAGGAGTTAGTATTGTTGATCACCATACTGCTGCACAACAATTTCAGCAATTTGAGAAGCAAGAAGCTGCTTGTGGTCGTGTTGTAACAGGTAATTGGGTATGGCTTATTCCACCATTATCTCCAGCTACCACTCACATTTATCATAAACCGTATCCGAATGAAATTTTGAAGCCAAATTTCTTTCATAAATAA
- the sodA gene encoding superoxide dismutase [Mn], whose amino-acid sequence MSSFQLPKLSYDYDELEPHIDSNTLSIHHGKHHATYVNNLNATLENYTELHNKSLEELLCNLDTLPKEIVTAVRNNGGGHYCHSLFWEVMSPRGGGEPNGDVAKVIDYYFNTFDNLKDQLSKAAISRFGSGYGWLVLDGEELSVMSTPNQDTPLQEGKIPLLVIDVWEHAYYLKYQNRRPEFVTNWWHTVNWDQVNEKYLQAIQSQKH is encoded by the coding sequence ATGTCTTCATTTCAATTGCCAAAGCTTTCATATGACTATGATGAACTAGAGCCACATATTGATAGCAATACACTTTCCATTCATCATGGAAAGCACCATGCGACATACGTAAACAATTTAAATGCTACTTTAGAAAATTATACTGAATTACATAATAAATCTTTAGAAGAATTGCTATGTAATTTAGATACTTTACCGAAGGAAATTGTTACAGCTGTACGAAATAACGGTGGTGGTCACTATTGTCATAGTCTTTTTTGGGAAGTGATGAGCCCACGAGGTGGCGGTGAGCCTAATGGAGACGTTGCAAAAGTAATTGATTATTATTTCAATACCTTTGACAACTTAAAAGATCAACTTTCCAAAGCAGCTATTAGTCGTTTTGGAAGTGGCTATGGATGGCTTGTTCTTGACGGTGAGGAACTCTCTGTTATGAGTACACCAAATCAAGATACGCCTTTGCAAGAAGGGAAAATCCCCTTACTCGTAATTGATGTATGGGAACATGCTTATTATTTAAAGTATCAAAATAGGCGCCCAGAGTTTGTTACCAACTGGTGGCAT